The following proteins are encoded in a genomic region of Cryptomeria japonica chromosome 11, Sugi_1.0, whole genome shotgun sequence:
- the LOC131071568 gene encoding uncharacterized protein LOC131071568, which translates to MKGNPGPSGAGCVARNHQGQIIARCSQRLGAGTNNEAEVNTTFLAVPMVRKLGVVNLHLEGDSQIIVHAILKRGADDWKIDKVIQSIKRLLSTFQRFKLSHVLREGNWEVDLQANMAFDLQIGEIKWFDGLLDARSVGGIM; encoded by the coding sequence ATGAAAGGGAATCCAGGCCCATCAGGTGCTGGTTGTGTGGCGAGGAATCACCAAGGTCAAATTATTGCTAGATGCAGCCAACGATTAGGAGCGGGTACAAATAATGAAGCAGAAGTAAACACCACTTTCCTGGCGGTCCCAATGGTGAGAAAGTTGGGAGTGGTGAATCTCCACCTTGAGGGAGATTCACAAATTATAGTGCACGCTATATTAAAACGAGGAGCTGATGATTGGAAAATTGATAAAGTTATTCAAAGTATCAAACGCCTACTTTCTACCTTCCAGAGATTCAAATTGTCGCATGTGCTAAGGGAAGGTAACTGGGAAGTAGACTTGCAAGCCAACATGGCTTTCGACCTACAAATAGGTGAAATCAAGTGGTTCGATGGGCTACTTGATGCTCGCAGTGTAGGGGGAATTATGTAA